A section of the Natrinema sp. HArc-T2 genome encodes:
- a CDS encoding ArsR family transcriptional regulator, protein MTEFPITDDDGLVQCTCGTDKMLRLLADASRRRVVASLKNCEDNWIHREQLAQRLSEPHEDGAVSSWERDLHHVHLPLLEDVGLIEYDRQAGTVRHYQCDILSDVLDTVDPE, encoded by the coding sequence ATGACCGAGTTCCCGATCACAGACGACGACGGACTCGTGCAGTGTACCTGCGGGACAGACAAGATGCTCCGTCTGCTCGCGGACGCCTCCCGACGACGGGTTGTCGCATCGCTAAAGAACTGTGAGGACAACTGGATTCACCGCGAACAGCTAGCACAGCGGCTGTCGGAGCCACACGAGGACGGAGCCGTCAGTAGTTGGGAACGAGACCTCCACCACGTCCACTTACCACTGCTCGAGGACGTGGGATTGATCGAGTACGACAGACAGGCGGGAACGGTACGGCACTATCAGTGTGACATCCTCAGCGATGTCCTCGACACAGTCGATCCGGAGTAA